In the Bartonella apihabitans genome, GGTGATTGTGTCGAAACCATAGCCATTGGTCAATCAAAAATAGAATATTCAAAATCACATAATGGTTTTCCCGTAAAACGTGCACATTTTTGTCCCGATATGCGGTTCTTTGAATGTAAAAGGTCGGAAATGTGGAAAAAATCCGGTTATTGATCAAAATTGCTTCAATCTTGGTTTTCACTGTTTGACCACGAACCAAAAGCTCAATAGAACAAACAATGGTAAAAAGTTGGGTTGGCGTTTTATGTCATATAATACATTCGGTAAACTCTTCCGCGTTACAACATGGGGCGAAAGCCATGGACCTGCACTGGGCTGCGTTATTGATGGTTGCCCTCCGGGGATAAAATTCTCGGTGGCAGAGGTTCAAGCTTATCTTGATAAACGCAAACCCGGACAATCCCGCTACACGACCCAGCGCCGTGAAGCTGACGAGGTCAAAATATTGTCAGGTGTGCTGCCGTGTGACGACGGAGAAAAATTGATCACAACCGGAACGCCGATTTCCATGATGATCGAGAATACCGATCAGCGGTCGAAAGATTATGGCAATCTTGCCCGCGAATATCGTCCCGGACACGCCGATTATACTTATGATGTCAAATATGGCATTCGCGATTATCGTGGTGGCGGGCGTTCTTCGGCACGCGAGACCGCAGCGCGCGTTGCTGCCGGCGCAATAGCCCGAAAAGTTGTTCCAAATCTTCGTGTGCGTGGAGCAGTGATTGCCATTGGCGCGATTGATATTGACCGTTCCCGTTGGGATTGGAATGAGGTTGATAATAATCCGTTTTTTACTCCCGATAAGATAGCCGCTGAAAAATTCGCAACTTATCTTGATGAAATTCGTAAAAAAGGTTCGTCAATCGGTGCTATAGTGGAAATTGTTGCAGACAATGTACCTGCCGGGCTTGGCGCGCCGATTTACGGGAAACTTGATCAGGATATTGCATCCTTTCTCATGTCGATCAATGCAGTCAAGGCCGTTGAAATCGGTGAAGGATTTAACGCTGCCCGCTTGACAGGGGAAGAAAATGCCGACGAAATGCGGCATGGGGAAAATGGAAGACCGGTTTTTCTAAGCAATCACGCCGGTGGTATTCTGGGAGGTATTTCCAACGGAGAACCGGTCATTGCACGTTTTGCAGTCAAACCGACATCATCAATATTGACACCACGCCGTTCAGTGGATGTTGATGGCAATAATGTTGATGTGGTGACAAAGGGGCGGCACGATCCTTGTGTTGGAATAAGGGCTGTACCAGTAGGGGAAGCGATGGTGGCTTGTGCCATTGCCGACCATTATCTTAGACATCGCGGCCAGACGGGCCGGAT is a window encoding:
- the aroC gene encoding chorismate synthase yields the protein MSYNTFGKLFRVTTWGESHGPALGCVIDGCPPGIKFSVAEVQAYLDKRKPGQSRYTTQRREADEVKILSGVLPCDDGEKLITTGTPISMMIENTDQRSKDYGNLAREYRPGHADYTYDVKYGIRDYRGGGRSSARETAARVAAGAIARKVVPNLRVRGAVIAIGAIDIDRSRWDWNEVDNNPFFTPDKIAAEKFATYLDEIRKKGSSIGAIVEIVADNVPAGLGAPIYGKLDQDIASFLMSINAVKAVEIGEGFNAARLTGEENADEMRHGENGRPVFLSNHAGGILGGISNGEPVIARFAVKPTSSILTPRRSVDVDGNNVDVVTKGRHDPCVGIRAVPVGEAMVACAIADHYLRHRGQTGRI